The DNA region CGGTGCCCTTCTTGAGCGCCGCCGCGAGCTCACGCGGCGTCACGTCAGCAACTCGACGCGACGAGCGACGTCGCGCGTGGTGTGCGTTGCCGTGCGAGGCCGCAAAGCGTCCGGATCACGGCTAGAACGCCTCGAGGATCGACGACACGGTGCGGCGGGCGACGGTGTCGGAGATGCGGTCGGCGGCCGCCCGGTTCTGGCCCAGGAAGGCCGAGGCGTCGAGCGCGCCAGTGCCGGTGCTCAGGTCGTACTCGTCGACGATCTCGAGCGAGCCGTTCTCCCAGATGACCTTGTTGGCCTTGACGTCCTTGAACTCGACCTTGAGCTGCACGCGCACGATGTAGCGCGTCGCCTGGTTGTTCTCGTTGAAGCCACTCGGCTCGAGGCTGACGCCGGCGATGGTGCCCGACAGGACCGCGTCGGCGCCGTCGGTCACGCCGAGCACCTGGTAGCGTCCGCGGCCGAGGAACTCGGTGCGCACCCGCTGGGTGACCTGCTGCTCGAGGTCGTACACCGAGGTGTTGTTGGCAAAGATCGGAATCCCGATCACCTTGATGTACGACGGCAGGAAGTTGCCCCGCCCCGACAACGTGTACCCGCACCCGCTGGTGGCCATCGCCACGACCACGAGGCAGGCCAGCGCCGCGCGACGGCCGATCGCCCGCATCACTTCACCACCACGCTGACCAGGCGGCCGGCGGCCACGATCACCTTGACGATCGTCTTGCCGTCGGTGTGCGCCTTGACGTTGGGGTCGGCCAGGGCTGCGGCCTGCACCACGTCGTCCGGGGACCCGGCAGGCACGACGACGCGTCCGCGCACC from Luteitalea sp. TBR-22 includes:
- the lptE gene encoding LPS assembly lipoprotein LptE, whose amino-acid sequence is MRAIGRRAALACLVVVAMATSGCGYTLSGRGNFLPSYIKVIGIPIFANNTSVYDLEQQVTQRVRTEFLGRGRYQVLGVTDGADAVLSGTIAGVSLEPSGFNENNQATRYIVRVQLKVEFKDVKANKVIWENGSLEIVDEYDLSTGTGALDASAFLGQNRAAADRISDTVARRTVSSILEAF